From the genome of Phycicoccus duodecadis:
CCGCCCGCGACGGTGTCGGCGTGTAGGCGTACCTGCAGCCAGCCGGGTGCCGGCCGCCCCAGCACCTGACCCGTGAGCTCGAAGGTGGGCGCCCATCCGGCTACCCCGAGGTCGAAGGCCACTGGCATCAGGCAGTCGACGGCCAGCGGCAGCACCGCCACGTCGGGCTCGTGCCCGTCGGCCAGCCGCAGCCACGCGCGCAGCTCGCCGCGGCCGGTGGGACGGCCGGCCGCGAACCCGGCCGTGGCGGGGTCGACCCGGACGTCGAGCCGGTCGAGGATGGTGATGGCCGCGGCGAGGGGGCTGCCGTCACGGCGGGCCGGCACGCACGCCTCGGGTGGGGGCATCGTCGGGGCCGCGGGCGCGCGGTGCGCCGGCTCGGCCATCACCCCGAGGTCGGCCAGGGTGGCCGTGACCCGGGCCCGTTCGCGCCGGCCGCCCCCGTCGTCCTGGAGGACCAGCACCTGGCCCGTCGACACCGTCCGGCCCGAGCGCAGCGTCTCGACCTGGAGGTGGACCGGGCCCGGTGCGGTCGGCGAGAGGAAGAACGCACTCCAGGTGAGCAGGTCGGGATGCCCGGCCCCGGCGAACGCCTCGCCGAGCGCGGCGGCCGCCACCGCCATCACGGCGCCGCCGTTGACCGCGGGGCCCACCGCCCAGCCGTCGCCCAGCGCGGCCTCGGCCTCGGTCGGCGCGCCCCCATCGGCCGCTCGGCCCCAGGTCACGCGCAGCAGGTCGTCGAGCTCGGACACCCCGGCCCCTTCCGTCGTCGCCGGGGCCCACGACGGCCGACCCGGTCCTGGCGTCCGAGCCTAGGGTGTGCCTATGACCGGCAGCATCCACTGGCCCACGGCCGTCCTGGTCGCCGGCACCATGCTGCTGCTCTGGCTCGGCGTCACCCTGCTGCGGCGCAGCCGCCGGAGCGGCTTCATCTCCGAGACCGACCGCGCCACGTACGCCACCCTGCACACCGCCTCGCTCGCCTCGCGCCATCTCGGGGAGGGCCTCAGCCCCGAGTCGGCCGAGCGCGCCGGCCGCCACCTGCTCTCGATCCTCGGCGCAAGCGCGGTCTCGATCGCCGGCCCCGGGAGCGTCCTGTCGTGGACCGGCACCGGCGAGCACCACCGCGCGCAGGCGGTGGCCCTCGGCGGCCGGACCCTCGAGACCGGCCGCACCGTGGCGCATCCGTACGAGGTGGTGGCCTGCGAGGACCCCGAGTGCACCCTGCGGGGGGCGGTCACGGCGCCACTGGTCACCGACGACCTCGTGGTCGGCACGCTCACGGCCTGGACCCAGGAGCCCAGCCCGGGGCTCACCCGCGCCACCGAGGAGGTCGCGTCCTGGGTCAGCAGCCAGCTGGCCCTGGCCGAGCTCGCGCGCACCCGCAACCGCGTGATGGAGGCCGAGCTGCGGGCGCTGCGGGCCCAGATCAGCCCGCACTTCATCTACAACAGCCTGGCGGCCATCGCCTCGTTCGTGCGCACCGACCCGGACCGCGCCCGCGAGCTGCTGCTCGACTTCGCCGACTTCACGCGCTACGCCCTGCGCACGGGGGGCACCTTCACCACCCTCGCCGAGGAGCTGCGCAACGTCGAGCGCTACCTGGTCCTGGAGCAGGCCCGCTTCGGCGACCGGCTGCGGGTCTCGCTGCTGGTCGCGCCGGAGGTGCTGACCGTCACGCTGCCGTACCTGGCGGTGCAGCCCCTGGTCGAGAACGCCGTGCGGCACGGGCTGGCCAGCAAGGAGGGCGTAGGGCACGTGACCATCACCGCCGGCGACGAGGGCTCCCACGCCGAGATCGCCATCGAGGACGACGGGGTCGGCACCGACCCCGAGCGGGTGCGCGCCATCCTCGACGGGGCCCACGCCCACGACTCGATGGGGCTGGGGAACGTCGACGCGCGGCTCCGGCAGGTCTACGGCGACGAGTGCGGCCTGGTCGTCGAGACGGCCCCCGGCGCGGGCACCCGGGTGAGCTTCCGCGTGCCCAAGTTCGCACCCGGCGTGCACGCCCAGCACTGAGCAGGCGCCGTAGGCTGCCGCCC
Proteins encoded in this window:
- a CDS encoding thioesterase family protein gives rise to the protein MSELDDLLRVTWGRAADGGAPTEAEAALGDGWAVGPAVNGGAVMAVAAAALGEAFAGAGHPDLLTWSAFFLSPTAPGPVHLQVETLRSGRTVSTGQVLVLQDDGGGRRERARVTATLADLGVMAEPAHRAPAAPTMPPPEACVPARRDGSPLAAAITILDRLDVRVDPATAGFAAGRPTGRGELRAWLRLADGHEPDVAVLPLAVDCLMPVAFDLGVAGWAPTFELTGQVLGRPAPGWLQVRLHADTVAGGVYVEDADVWDSTGRLVARSRQLAGIRVPEGGLPPRAG
- a CDS encoding sensor histidine kinase, with product MTGSIHWPTAVLVAGTMLLLWLGVTLLRRSRRSGFISETDRATYATLHTASLASRHLGEGLSPESAERAGRHLLSILGASAVSIAGPGSVLSWTGTGEHHRAQAVALGGRTLETGRTVAHPYEVVACEDPECTLRGAVTAPLVTDDLVVGTLTAWTQEPSPGLTRATEEVASWVSSQLALAELARTRNRVMEAELRALRAQISPHFIYNSLAAIASFVRTDPDRARELLLDFADFTRYALRTGGTFTTLAEELRNVERYLVLEQARFGDRLRVSLLVAPEVLTVTLPYLAVQPLVENAVRHGLASKEGVGHVTITAGDEGSHAEIAIEDDGVGTDPERVRAILDGAHAHDSMGLGNVDARLRQVYGDECGLVVETAPGAGTRVSFRVPKFAPGVHAQH